A DNA window from Actinomadura coerulea contains the following coding sequences:
- a CDS encoding EAL domain-containing protein, producing MSAPDTLDALVPARAVFHPVVDLGTGAVVAVEAHAAPAGGSGPAGGPVRPDPASGDVRRAVEAARAAAELRTPLPLQIGLRADTLASGADLLDGLHRGLGETGRRPQEIILCVGGGFPPARRPALAAALSALRRAGYLVGLSGLGSAHTPLDLLVDGASYLLKLDPGLARTAAADPRRAALVASLVELAHRLETHVLAPGMATPDQVLHLREAGVRLVQGPALAPPDWRPGMPVSIPVTGGREPPARPGAGLGPRVSEFTLPAVTLPLTATAGEVLTVLNAETGATSVVLVDERQRPSLTVDRTRFLLRLSGAYGHALHARRPAARLADPPRPVPRTVPAIAALRAAGAEDERVYDDLVVVDEVGRCLGIVRVADLIRAMSR from the coding sequence GTGTCCGCCCCCGACACCCTCGATGCGCTCGTCCCGGCCCGGGCCGTGTTCCACCCCGTGGTCGACCTCGGCACGGGCGCCGTCGTCGCCGTGGAGGCGCACGCCGCCCCGGCCGGCGGGTCCGGTCCGGCGGGCGGCCCCGTGCGGCCCGACCCGGCGTCCGGGGACGTGCGGCGCGCGGTCGAGGCGGCCCGCGCGGCCGCCGAACTGCGCACCCCGCTGCCGCTGCAGATCGGGCTGCGCGCCGACACCCTCGCGAGCGGCGCGGACCTGCTGGACGGCCTGCACCGCGGCCTCGGCGAGACCGGACGGCGCCCGCAGGAGATCATCCTGTGCGTCGGCGGGGGCTTCCCGCCCGCGCGGCGCCCGGCCCTCGCCGCCGCCCTCTCGGCGCTGCGCCGCGCCGGGTACCTCGTCGGGCTGTCCGGCCTCGGCTCCGCCCACACCCCGCTCGACCTGCTGGTCGACGGGGCCTCCTACCTGCTCAAGCTCGATCCCGGGCTGGCCCGGACGGCGGCCGCCGACCCGCGCCGCGCGGCGCTCGTGGCGAGCCTCGTCGAGCTGGCGCACCGGCTGGAGACGCACGTGCTCGCGCCCGGCATGGCGACGCCCGACCAGGTGCTGCACCTGCGGGAGGCCGGCGTCCGGCTCGTCCAGGGCCCGGCCCTCGCGCCGCCGGACTGGCGCCCGGGGATGCCGGTGAGCATCCCCGTCACGGGCGGGCGCGAGCCGCCCGCCCGGCCCGGCGCCGGGCTCGGGCCGCGGGTGTCGGAGTTCACCCTCCCCGCCGTGACGCTGCCGCTGACGGCGACCGCCGGCGAGGTCCTCACCGTGCTCAACGCCGAGACCGGCGCCACCAGCGTCGTCCTGGTGGACGAGCGGCAGCGGCCGAGCCTCACCGTGGACCGGACGCGCTTCCTGCTCCGGCTGTCGGGCGCCTACGGGCACGCGCTGCACGCGCGCCGCCCCGCCGCGCGGCTCGCCGACCCGCCGCGGCCGGTCCCGCGCACCGTCCCGGCGATCGCCGCGCTGCGGGCCGCCGGCGCCGAGGACGAGCGCGTCTACGACGACCTGGTCGTGGTGGACGAGGTCGGCCGCTGCCTCGGCATCGTCCGGGTGGCCGACCTGATCCGGGCCATGTCGCGCTGA
- a CDS encoding cysteine desulfurase, with protein sequence MSGTGSLLPEELKKDFPLLRRTVRGGRPLVYLDSGATSQKPVRVLDAEREFYERHNAAPHRGAHLLAEEATEAYENARASIARFVGAVPAEIVFTKNATEGINLVAYAMSNAATAGPEAERFAVGPGDEVVVSEMEHHANLVPWQQLCRRTGATLRWFGITDEGRLDLDDLDGIVNERTKIVALTHQSNVLGTVPPIERIVERAHAVGALVLLDAAQSVPHQPVDVARLGADFLVFSGHKMLGPTGIGVLWGRGELLEAMPPFITGGSMIEVVHMEETTFMPPPQRFEAGVPMTAQAVGLGVACDYLAELGMDRVQAHEEALVGYSLERLGEIPGVRVIGPGTTEARGGAVSFTVDDIHPHDVGQVLDELGVEVRVGHHCAWPICRRFGIPATTRATFYLYNTLGDVDALVDGVRQAQKFFGTA encoded by the coding sequence ATGAGCGGAACAGGGAGCCTTCTGCCCGAGGAGCTGAAGAAGGACTTCCCGCTGCTGCGGCGCACCGTCCGCGGCGGGCGCCCGCTGGTGTACCTCGACTCGGGGGCGACGTCGCAGAAGCCCGTCCGGGTGCTGGACGCCGAGCGGGAGTTCTACGAGCGGCACAACGCGGCGCCGCACCGCGGGGCGCACCTGCTCGCCGAGGAGGCGACGGAGGCCTACGAGAACGCCCGCGCCTCGATCGCCCGGTTCGTCGGCGCCGTGCCCGCCGAGATCGTGTTCACCAAGAACGCCACCGAGGGCATCAACCTGGTCGCCTACGCGATGAGCAACGCGGCCACCGCCGGCCCGGAGGCCGAGCGGTTCGCCGTCGGCCCCGGCGACGAGGTCGTCGTGTCGGAGATGGAGCACCACGCCAACCTCGTCCCGTGGCAGCAGCTCTGCCGGCGGACGGGCGCGACCCTGCGCTGGTTCGGCATCACCGACGAGGGCCGCCTCGACCTGGACGACCTCGACGGCATCGTCAACGAGCGCACGAAGATCGTCGCGCTGACGCACCAGTCGAACGTGCTCGGGACCGTCCCGCCGATCGAGCGGATCGTGGAGCGCGCCCACGCCGTCGGCGCGCTCGTCCTGCTGGACGCCGCCCAGTCGGTGCCGCACCAGCCCGTGGACGTGGCGCGGCTCGGCGCCGACTTCCTGGTCTTCTCCGGCCACAAGATGCTCGGCCCGACCGGCATCGGCGTGCTGTGGGGGCGCGGCGAGCTGCTGGAGGCCATGCCGCCGTTCATCACCGGCGGCTCCATGATCGAGGTCGTCCACATGGAGGAGACCACGTTCATGCCGCCGCCGCAGCGGTTCGAGGCGGGCGTCCCGATGACCGCGCAGGCGGTCGGGCTGGGCGTGGCCTGCGACTACCTCGCCGAGCTCGGCATGGACCGCGTGCAGGCCCACGAGGAGGCCCTGGTCGGCTACTCGCTGGAGCGGCTCGGCGAGATCCCCGGCGTCCGCGTCATCGGCCCCGGCACCACCGAGGCCCGCGGCGGCGCCGTGTCGTTCACCGTCGACGACATCCACCCGCACGACGTCGGGCAGGTCCTGGACGAGCTCGGCGTCGAGGTCCGCGTCGGCCACCACTGCGCGTGGCCGATCTGCCGCCGCTTCGGCATCCCGGCGACCACCCGCGCGACGTTCTACCTCTACAACACCCTCGGCGACGTGGACGCGCTCGTCGACGGGGTACGGCAGGCGCAGAAGTTCTTCGGCACCGCCTGA
- a CDS encoding VOC family protein, which produces MTHVTGNAPEGTPNWLDIGVPDLDRARTFYGTLLGWQFQDAGAEAGHYNMCNLRGEPVAGMMQNPEGEPDVFWWSVYFAADDCDALVKRATDGGGEVVVAPMDVMDLGRMAVLRDPQGAHFGLWQGRSHFGSRIVNVPGSFVWNELVTRDSAAAGEFYKAVFGYELEPMPGDMDYTVLKRAGDGRYIGGILGGSEIVLGGGDRPASSWTTYFAVDDADEAVRRVRAGGGTVDSEPQDTPYGRSADVRDPFGVPLHVMKPAQEPQS; this is translated from the coding sequence ATGACCCACGTCACGGGCAATGCGCCGGAAGGGACGCCCAACTGGCTGGACATCGGCGTCCCCGATCTCGACCGGGCCAGGACGTTCTACGGGACCCTGCTGGGCTGGCAGTTCCAGGACGCCGGGGCGGAGGCGGGCCACTACAACATGTGCAACCTGCGCGGCGAGCCCGTCGCCGGGATGATGCAGAACCCCGAGGGCGAGCCCGACGTGTTCTGGTGGAGCGTCTACTTCGCCGCGGACGACTGCGACGCGCTGGTCAAGCGCGCCACCGACGGGGGCGGGGAGGTCGTGGTCGCGCCCATGGACGTGATGGACCTCGGCCGCATGGCGGTCCTGCGCGACCCGCAGGGCGCGCACTTCGGCCTGTGGCAGGGCCGCTCCCACTTCGGCTCGCGGATCGTCAACGTCCCGGGCTCGTTCGTCTGGAACGAGCTCGTCACGCGTGACTCGGCCGCGGCCGGCGAGTTCTACAAGGCGGTGTTCGGCTACGAGCTGGAGCCGATGCCGGGCGACATGGACTACACCGTCCTGAAGCGGGCGGGCGACGGGCGCTACATCGGCGGCATCCTCGGCGGATCCGAGATCGTCCTCGGCGGCGGCGACCGGCCCGCCTCGTCCTGGACGACGTACTTCGCGGTCGACGACGCGGACGAGGCGGTGCGCAGGGTCCGCGCGGGCGGCGGCACCGTCGACTCCGAGCCGCAGGACACCCCGTACGGGCGGTCGGCGGACGTCCGCGACCCCTTCGGCGTCCCGCTCCACGTGATGAAGCCGGCGCAGGAGCCGCAGTCCTGA
- a CDS encoding AIM24 family protein, with translation MAQFRMNGSKMLAVDLGGETVRALNGSMVAYEGQMAFKRQGMTGGEGLRGALKRRIAGEGMTLMEITGQGTVYLASEATEVTLVQLTGDTLFVESESLLALDGSLSTGVQFVGLRGMGTGQGLATTKVDGHGTVAVLSQGPAIALEVTPQTPLCVDPHAYVCHHGQLQQDVVTDVNWRTVIGQGSGESVQFRYQGHGLVYVQPAERGGILEI, from the coding sequence GTGGCGCAATTTCGAATGAACGGCTCGAAGATGCTCGCCGTCGACCTCGGCGGCGAGACGGTCCGGGCGCTGAACGGCTCGATGGTGGCCTACGAGGGCCAGATGGCGTTCAAGCGGCAGGGCATGACGGGCGGCGAGGGACTGCGCGGCGCCCTCAAGCGCAGGATCGCCGGCGAGGGCATGACCCTCATGGAGATCACGGGACAGGGGACGGTCTACCTGGCGAGCGAGGCGACGGAGGTGACGCTCGTCCAGCTCACGGGCGACACCCTTTTCGTGGAGTCGGAGAGCCTGCTGGCGCTCGACGGCAGCCTGAGCACGGGCGTGCAGTTCGTGGGGCTGCGCGGGATGGGCACCGGGCAGGGCCTCGCCACCACCAAGGTCGACGGGCACGGGACGGTGGCGGTCCTGTCGCAGGGGCCGGCCATCGCGCTGGAGGTGACGCCGCAGACGCCGCTGTGCGTCGACCCGCACGCCTACGTCTGCCACCACGGGCAGCTTCAGCAGGACGTGGTCACCGACGTCAACTGGCGGACGGTGATCGGCCAGGGATCGGGGGAGAGCGTGCAGTTCCGGTACCAGGGGCACGGGCTGGTCTACGTCCAGCCGGCCGAGCGCGGCGGGATTCTGGAGATCTGA
- a CDS encoding metal-sulfur cluster assembly factor, with product MTDTPATDTPAQESPDAEAPATAASPQEEEILEALKDVVDPELGINVVDLGLVYGVDLTDEVATLDMTLTSAACPLTDVIEDQAHSALEGLAKDVKINWVWLPPWGPDKITDEGRDQLRALGFNV from the coding sequence ATGACCGACACGCCCGCGACCGACACTCCCGCCCAGGAGTCGCCCGACGCCGAGGCGCCCGCGACCGCCGCCTCCCCCCAGGAGGAGGAGATCCTCGAGGCCCTCAAGGACGTCGTGGACCCCGAGCTCGGCATCAACGTCGTCGATCTCGGCCTGGTGTACGGCGTCGACCTGACCGACGAGGTCGCGACCCTGGACATGACGCTCACCAGCGCCGCCTGCCCGCTCACCGACGTGATCGAGGACCAGGCCCACAGCGCGCTGGAGGGCCTCGCCAAGGACGTCAAGATCAACTGGGTCTGGCTCCCGCCGTGGGGCCCGGACAAGATCACTGACGAGGGCCGCGACCAGCTCCGCGCCCTCGGCTTCAACGTCTGA
- a CDS encoding ABC-F family ATP-binding cassette domain-containing protein — protein MIIAKDIELRAGARLLIEAASFRVNPGDRVGFVGRNGAGKTTLTKVLAGEALPAQGAVTSSGTIGYLPQDPRGVDLDELARDRILSARGLDEVIRELRAAEEAMATATGAGRDKAVRRYGRLEERLHVLGGYSAEAEAASIASSLGLPDRVLTQPLGTLSGGQRRRVELARILFSGADTLLLDEPTNHLDADSIVWLRDFLKGHQGGLVVISHDVELLDAVVNRVFHLDANRSVIDIYNVGWKKYLDQRETDERRRKRESANAQRQASTLLSQADKMRAKATKAKAAQQMDRRARQLLAGVEGERQADKVAKIRFPDPAPCGKTPLTAEGLSKSYGSLEIFTDVDLAIDRGSRVVILGLNGAGKTTLLRLLAGVDKADTGTVVAGHGLRIGYYAQEHETLEVERSVLENMQSAAPGMAPVEVRKILGSFLFSGDDVDKPAGVLSGGEKTRLALAMLVVSSANVLLLDEPTNNLDPASREEILAALRTFAGAIVLVTHDEGAVEALAPERVILLPDGVEDIWSDEFADLVALA, from the coding sequence GTGATCATCGCGAAAGACATCGAGCTGCGCGCCGGGGCCCGGCTGCTGATCGAGGCCGCCAGCTTCCGGGTCAACCCCGGCGACCGGGTCGGCTTCGTCGGCCGCAACGGCGCCGGCAAGACCACCCTCACCAAGGTCCTGGCGGGTGAGGCGCTGCCCGCGCAGGGCGCCGTGACCTCCTCCGGGACCATCGGCTACCTGCCGCAGGACCCCCGCGGCGTCGACCTGGACGAGCTGGCCCGCGACCGGATCCTGTCGGCCCGCGGGCTGGACGAGGTGATCCGCGAGCTGCGCGCCGCCGAGGAGGCGATGGCGACCGCGACCGGCGCCGGGCGCGACAAGGCCGTCCGCCGGTACGGGCGGCTGGAGGAGCGGCTGCACGTCCTCGGCGGCTACAGCGCGGAGGCCGAGGCCGCCTCGATCGCCTCCAGCCTCGGCCTGCCGGACCGGGTGCTGACCCAGCCGCTCGGCACGCTGTCGGGCGGCCAGCGGCGGCGCGTCGAGCTGGCGCGCATCCTGTTCTCCGGCGCCGACACCCTGCTGCTGGACGAGCCCACCAACCACCTGGACGCCGACTCGATCGTCTGGCTGCGCGACTTCCTCAAGGGCCACCAGGGCGGCCTCGTCGTGATCAGCCACGACGTGGAACTGCTGGACGCGGTGGTCAACCGGGTGTTCCACCTGGACGCCAACCGCAGCGTGATCGACATCTACAACGTCGGCTGGAAGAAGTACCTCGACCAGCGCGAGACCGACGAGCGGCGCCGCAAGCGCGAGTCGGCGAACGCGCAGCGGCAGGCGTCGACGCTGCTCTCGCAGGCCGACAAGATGCGGGCCAAGGCCACCAAGGCCAAGGCGGCCCAGCAGATGGACCGGCGGGCCCGGCAGCTGCTGGCGGGCGTCGAGGGCGAGCGTCAGGCCGACAAGGTGGCCAAAATTCGCTTCCCGGACCCGGCTCCCTGTGGCAAAACCCCCCTCACCGCGGAGGGTTTGTCGAAATCGTACGGATCTTTGGAGATATTCACCGACGTGGACCTGGCCATCGACCGCGGCAGCCGGGTCGTCATCCTGGGCCTGAACGGCGCCGGGAAGACCACTCTCCTGCGCCTGCTGGCAGGGGTCGACAAGGCCGACACCGGGACGGTCGTGGCCGGGCACGGGCTGCGGATCGGCTACTACGCGCAGGAGCACGAGACGCTGGAGGTCGAACGCTCCGTCCTGGAGAACATGCAGTCCGCGGCCCCCGGCATGGCGCCCGTCGAGGTCCGCAAGATCCTCGGCTCCTTCCTGTTCTCCGGCGACGACGTCGACAAGCCCGCCGGGGTGCTGTCCGGCGGCGAGAAGACCCGGCTGGCACTGGCGATGCTCGTGGTCTCCAGCGCCAACGTGCTGCTGCTGGACGAGCCCACCAACAACCTCGACCCGGCGAGCCGCGAGGAGATCCTCGCGGCGCTGCGGACGTTCGCCGGAGCGATCGTCCTGGTGACCCACGACGAGGGTGCGGTGGAGGCGCTCGCGCCGGAAAGAGTGATTTTGCTGCCAGATGGTGTGGAAGACATCTGGAGTGACGAGTTTGCCGATCTGGTGGCCCTCGCGTGA
- a CDS encoding sensor histidine kinase has product MHRLRRLTTRQDALIAVAALAGGLVVLAAHGYTVWSPGWNPSFGLRLIPLLGLCAAIPLRRTAPLAGLLLATPFNFADVAFGPSLATAMIYGDVLYAASLYGRRRTAEWLLGATLAASAAVALATAAALRGVAVGVLAASVAGVVWVTPVLTAMAVREHRSRAEAERARAEAERERAEQVARLAEMDRRAAVTAERARMARELHDVIANHLSAVALHSSAVLKVRSLDREAVDRAMEVIRENSVQGLAEMRRMIGLLREGDGADPAARPRLAELDRLVRHTARSDLSARLEVAGEQPELPAAVELAAYRIVQEALTNALKHAGPGRADVRLEYARGNVVIDVLSPLGQDGSRLPGTGSGLVGMRERAAMLAGRFAAGPDGSRWRVHAELPVDSLGGAA; this is encoded by the coding sequence GTGCACAGGCTCCGACGTCTCACCACGCGCCAGGACGCGCTGATCGCCGTCGCCGCGCTCGCGGGCGGCCTCGTGGTGCTCGCGGCGCACGGGTACACGGTGTGGTCCCCCGGCTGGAATCCCTCCTTCGGGCTGCGCCTGATCCCCCTGCTCGGGCTGTGCGCGGCGATACCGCTGCGGCGGACGGCCCCGCTCGCCGGGCTGCTGCTGGCGACGCCGTTCAACTTCGCCGACGTCGCGTTCGGGCCGAGCCTCGCCACCGCGATGATCTACGGGGACGTGCTGTACGCGGCCAGCCTGTACGGGCGGCGCCGGACGGCGGAGTGGCTGCTCGGGGCGACGCTCGCGGCGAGCGCGGCGGTGGCGCTCGCGACGGCGGCGGCGCTGCGGGGTGTGGCGGTCGGGGTGCTCGCCGCGTCGGTCGCCGGGGTGGTGTGGGTGACGCCGGTGCTGACCGCGATGGCGGTTCGGGAGCACCGGTCCCGCGCCGAGGCCGAGCGTGCGCGAGCCGAGGCCGAGCGGGAGCGCGCCGAGCAGGTGGCGCGGCTGGCCGAGATGGACCGGCGGGCCGCCGTGACCGCCGAGCGCGCCCGGATGGCCCGCGAGCTGCACGACGTGATCGCCAACCACCTGAGCGCGGTCGCGCTGCACTCCTCGGCCGTGCTGAAGGTGCGGAGCCTGGACCGCGAGGCGGTGGACCGGGCGATGGAGGTCATCCGGGAGAACAGCGTGCAGGGACTCGCCGAGATGCGGCGGATGATCGGGTTGCTGCGCGAGGGCGACGGGGCGGACCCGGCGGCGCGGCCGCGGCTGGCCGAGCTGGACCGGCTCGTCCGGCACACCGCGCGGTCCGACCTGTCGGCGCGGCTGGAGGTCGCCGGGGAGCAGCCGGAGCTGCCGGCGGCGGTCGAGCTGGCCGCCTACCGGATCGTCCAGGAGGCGCTGACGAACGCGCTGAAGCACGCCGGACCGGGGCGCGCCGACGTGCGGTTGGAGTACGCGCGCGGGAACGTGGTGATCGACGTGCTGAGCCCGCTCGGCCAGGACGGCTCCCGGCTGCCCGGCACCGGCAGCGGCCTGGTCGGGATGCGCGAGCGGGCCGCGATGCTCGCCGGGAGGTTCGCCGCCGGGCCGGACGGCAGCCGGTGGCGGGTGCACGCCGAGCTGCCCGTCGACTCGCTGGGCGGGGCGGCGTGA
- a CDS encoding AIM24 family protein, giving the protein MPGYESINSKMLQVRIGPGQEVYSKRGAMLAYTGAVSFAPTATAGQGIGGALGRAVAGEHSAMMHVTGQGSVMFGHGGLHVSVVELNGADTLYAEADRLLVHDATLQVGTMFMGEQGGVRGIVRGAVTGQGLFTTTLTGHGACALLSHGGVMELPITPQRPVHVDPQAYVAHRGQVQNKLTTAVGLRDLIGRGSGEGFQLELSGSGVVYVQASERKI; this is encoded by the coding sequence ATGCCCGGCTACGAGTCGATCAACTCCAAGATGCTCCAGGTCCGGATCGGACCGGGGCAGGAGGTCTACAGCAAGCGCGGCGCCATGCTCGCCTACACCGGCGCGGTGTCGTTCGCCCCGACCGCCACGGCGGGGCAGGGCATCGGCGGCGCGCTCGGGCGCGCCGTCGCCGGCGAGCACAGCGCGATGATGCACGTCACCGGCCAGGGCAGCGTCATGTTCGGCCACGGCGGCCTGCACGTGTCCGTCGTCGAGCTGAACGGCGCCGACACCCTGTACGCCGAGGCCGACCGGCTGCTGGTGCACGACGCGACCCTCCAGGTCGGAACGATGTTCATGGGCGAGCAGGGCGGCGTGCGCGGCATCGTGCGCGGCGCGGTCACCGGGCAGGGCCTGTTCACCACGACGCTCACCGGGCACGGCGCGTGCGCGCTGCTGTCGCACGGCGGCGTGATGGAGCTGCCGATCACCCCGCAGCGCCCCGTCCACGTCGACCCGCAGGCGTACGTGGCCCACCGCGGCCAGGTGCAGAACAAGCTCACCACGGCGGTGGGGCTGCGCGACCTGATCGGGCGCGGCTCCGGCGAGGGCTTCCAGTTGGAGCTGAGCGGCTCCGGCGTCGTCTACGTCCAGGCCAGCGAGAGGAAGATCTGA
- a CDS encoding ABC transporter permease, translating into MWIAPERRSLSRWAVPGLVLGAGVVVGAVLAADGRSGTALIALAALAAYAAYLAYRRNEPALPLSEGFGSGTRARAHLRAAAMTGDVLTVAVVGGLVVQALRGADITAYVWLAAVAGVTYLLSAVVGGRGL; encoded by the coding sequence ATGTGGATCGCTCCCGAACGCCGCAGTCTCAGCCGGTGGGCCGTCCCAGGGCTCGTCCTGGGCGCCGGTGTGGTGGTCGGGGCCGTGCTGGCCGCAGACGGGCGGTCCGGTACGGCCCTCATCGCGCTGGCCGCGCTGGCCGCGTACGCGGCGTACCTCGCCTACCGGCGCAACGAGCCGGCGCTGCCGCTCAGCGAGGGGTTCGGGTCGGGCACCCGGGCCCGCGCGCACCTGCGGGCCGCCGCCATGACGGGCGACGTGCTGACCGTCGCGGTCGTCGGCGGGCTCGTGGTGCAGGCCCTGCGCGGCGCCGACATCACCGCCTACGTGTGGCTGGCGGCCGTCGCCGGCGTGACGTACCTGCTGTCGGCGGTCGTCGGCGGCCGCGGGCTGTGA
- a CDS encoding response regulator gives MIDVLVADDQAAVRAGLVLILGAAPGVRVVGEAADGARAVELAGELRPDVVLMDVRMPRLDGIAATRLISAFTDVLVLTTFDMDEYVFGALRAGAAGFLLKDVDADRLVEAVRTVAAGEGIIAPRVTRRLIGAFAARPAAAAELPGLAELTPREREVFACLGEGLSNGQIAARLAMAETTTKTHVSRILAKLGLGSRVQAAILAQETAVTELSGLDPHKGSPGTG, from the coding sequence GTGATCGACGTGCTGGTCGCCGACGACCAGGCGGCGGTGCGGGCGGGGCTGGTGCTGATCCTCGGCGCCGCGCCGGGCGTGCGGGTGGTCGGCGAGGCCGCCGACGGGGCGCGGGCGGTGGAGCTGGCCGGCGAGCTGCGGCCCGACGTGGTGCTCATGGACGTCCGCATGCCCCGCCTGGACGGCATCGCCGCCACCCGGCTGATCTCCGCGTTCACCGACGTCCTGGTGCTGACGACGTTCGACATGGACGAGTACGTGTTCGGGGCGCTGCGGGCGGGGGCCGCCGGGTTCCTGCTCAAGGACGTCGACGCCGACAGGCTGGTGGAGGCCGTGCGGACGGTCGCCGCGGGCGAGGGGATCATCGCCCCCCGGGTCACCCGCCGGCTGATCGGCGCCTTCGCGGCGCGTCCGGCGGCCGCGGCGGAGCTGCCGGGGCTGGCGGAGCTGACGCCGCGCGAGCGCGAGGTGTTCGCCTGCCTCGGGGAGGGGCTGTCGAACGGGCAGATCGCGGCCCGGCTCGCCATGGCCGAGACGACCACCAAGACGCACGTGAGCAGGATTCTCGCCAAACTGGGGCTCGGCAGCCGCGTCCAGGCGGCCATCCTCGCCCAGGAGACCGCCGTGACGGAACTTTCCGGCCTTGATCCACATAAGGGATCACCCGGGACGGGCTAG
- the sufU gene encoding Fe-S cluster assembly sulfur transfer protein SufU, with the protein MQLEAMYQEVILDHYRNPLHKGLREPFEGEAHHVNPTCGDEVTLRVHLEGEGQDATVADVSYDAMGCSISQASASVMSDLLIGRSVKDGMAVGEEFLALMQSRGQDVAPDEDLLEDAVAFAGVSKYPARIKCALLAWMAWKDATARALGEAS; encoded by the coding sequence ATGCAGCTGGAGGCGATGTACCAGGAGGTCATCCTGGACCACTACCGCAACCCCCTGCACAAGGGGCTGCGGGAGCCGTTCGAGGGGGAGGCGCACCACGTCAACCCCACGTGCGGCGACGAGGTGACGCTGCGCGTCCACCTGGAGGGCGAGGGCCAGGACGCCACCGTCGCCGACGTGTCCTACGACGCCATGGGCTGCTCGATCAGCCAGGCCAGCGCCTCGGTGATGTCCGACCTGCTGATCGGCAGGTCCGTCAAGGACGGCATGGCGGTCGGCGAGGAGTTCCTGGCGCTGATGCAGTCCCGCGGCCAGGACGTCGCGCCCGACGAGGACCTCCTGGAGGACGCCGTCGCCTTCGCCGGGGTCTCGAAGTACCCCGCCCGGATCAAATGCGCCCTGCTCGCCTGGATGGCGTGGAAGGACGCGACCGCCCGCGCACTCGGAGAGGCATCATGA
- a CDS encoding AIM24 family protein — MSTFGTRTWNPTTLPSNDNVNPYAFSVDLNGQWFAQKGKMIAYYGQIKFEALSAGPLDSLVAHTFNSPLYAQDWIVAQGQGKLVLADRGFDVNSFDLEEGNLTVRAGNLLAFEPGLELKQSIIPGFLTLIGTGRFVAASNGPVHFVEPPIRVDPQALLGWADCPSPCHHYDHSYMRGAFGAARMVFGIGGTSGEEHQFDFTGQGTVMMQSSEVVMNEDVLLRDLEGQIGLVGTSGLQRLQHTITQRLASERQG; from the coding sequence GTGAGCACGTTCGGGACGCGGACCTGGAACCCCACGACCCTGCCGTCCAACGACAACGTCAACCCCTACGCCTTCAGCGTCGACCTCAACGGGCAGTGGTTCGCGCAGAAGGGCAAGATGATCGCCTACTACGGGCAGATCAAGTTCGAGGCGCTGTCGGCCGGCCCGCTGGACTCCCTCGTCGCGCACACGTTCAACTCCCCGCTGTACGCGCAGGACTGGATCGTCGCGCAGGGGCAGGGCAAGCTCGTCCTCGCCGACCGCGGGTTCGACGTCAACTCCTTCGACCTGGAGGAGGGCAACCTCACCGTCCGTGCGGGGAACCTGCTCGCCTTCGAACCGGGCCTGGAGCTGAAGCAGTCGATCATCCCCGGGTTCCTGACCCTGATCGGCACGGGGCGGTTCGTCGCCGCCTCCAACGGGCCCGTGCACTTCGTCGAACCGCCCATCCGCGTCGACCCGCAGGCGCTGCTCGGCTGGGCCGACTGCCCCTCGCCCTGCCACCACTACGACCACTCCTACATGCGCGGCGCGTTCGGCGCCGCCCGGATGGTCTTCGGGATCGGCGGCACGTCCGGCGAGGAGCACCAGTTCGACTTCACCGGCCAGGGCACCGTGATGATGCAGTCGTCGGAGGTCGTGATGAACGAGGACGTCCTGCTGCGCGACCTCGAAGGCCAGATCGGGCTGGTCGGCACGTCCGGCCTCCAGCGCCTCCAGCACACGATCACGCAGCGGCTCGCCTCCGAACGCCAGGGCTGA